Sequence from the Cucurbita pepo subsp. pepo cultivar mu-cu-16 chromosome LG02, ASM280686v2, whole genome shotgun sequence genome:
GTATTCTATTTCCATAAATTTAGAACCACTACATAGCTTAGACTTTGGACAAAGCTAGACACAGGAAAGTGAGATGGTAAGAACTAAGAAATATAAGCATTCACTTAAAAACCGAAATATTTGTAAACACAAGCAAGCTGAGTGGTTAAAGCATCTATTCCTTCTCTCAATTTATAATCATAGAAGCTCATCAAGATAAGGGCTGCAATACTAACTTGAGCTGCTTACTGGACCATCAGGAGCATTGATCAAGTCCACTAAGAACTTCTCCATCACATCAGCATTGTAATCCATCTTTGGCCTATCAGAGAAACCTAGACCAGGCCAATCAACGATCGTGGCACGCCAATTGACTTTACTATCCTTTTGTACAAGTTCTCTTGCCACTATTCTCCATTCCTCCACAGTGCTAACATCAGAAATCGTGGGTATCATGAGAATATCTTTAGGTGGATCAGCACTCTGGCTTTCATGTTCCTCATAATAGATGTTTATAAGATTGTCTTTGAATTTCCACTGCCAGTTACTAGCCTGAGCTAGAATGAAGTGTTGTATGAGATTCAGACCAACACACATACTAAATTCACAGTTTATAACTAATGataagaagagaaaatggaaacaaacaaatcaagTCCCATAAGCAACAAGGTCCTATAGAATTGGTCACCAATTACCACGCAACGGAATGAATCAATACTCATTTTAACAAATCCAGCAACAAGAGGTCCATAATCATTGGAAATTCTACTCTAACGGTACTCCCAAAAAGATTggatgaaaaaagaaaaaggaaagcaTTTCGAAACACAATCAATTCAATATTAGAATACATGGTCAGCCGAGTGTGATCATGTACCTTTAATGGGGTCGAGCGTGTCGCCTCTGAGGAGGATTTGGAGTAATCCAGAGTGGTCGAAGCTCTAATTGTAAGGGGTTTTAGAAAGAGAGCATTATTTGGAGAAAGGGGTCGGCGGGATTTGGAGGAAAAAATGAGGGATGGCGATGAGAAGGGGTGCAATTTTGCAGAGAAAGCCATGGCAATAGTTAAAGAGGTGAAGAGCAGGTGGAATTGGAAGTGGGTTTTGCGCGGtttagaatgaaaatggcGATTTGAGATTTGCAGGCTTGGTTGATACAAGGAGGCCGCCAAGCGCTAAGGTCAATAAGGGCGACGGTGGCACTGCCACGATTACCTACCTCCTCCTGTTCCTAAAATATCAAGTCCATGTCCATTACAAcactcaaataatttattttcttttcttttcttttttggattattatatttaattcacCAAAATATCACCCcctctaattttattttatttttttcattttacgcatttgaaaataagttcaaaaaaaagtttttaatttgtcAATTCCGTTGTTGccagtctcatgattttaaacaCTTATACTCGAGAGAGTTTCCACTTTCCACACATTGATAAGAAATGTTCCCTTTACAATCGATgggagatttcacaatccacctatTTAAGGGCTAGCGCATTGCTAGCACATCCAACTTCGTGTCCGTTCACAAATGGAGTGTACTCTCCTAATAGACTTTTCAAGCCTTCTTCTTCGACAACTTTCAgcttctttctcatttttttaatgcctTTCTCTTTTATTGTCCCAAATgccacaataaaaaaaaatgttatgatacTTAATTATTGTGCTGAAATACCATAAACCTAgcgctctaataccacttgttgtaCCAAAATGCCACAATCTTTAGTGTTTTGATACTCAATTGTTGTAGCGAAATGACATAATCAAATATGTTTATGAATCCAACCGTTGTAGCGGAATGCCacaactaaaaatattataaattcataaagTAAAGATGATTCACAAATGGGTTTTTTTCCATGGAAGAGTACAGGAACTTGGAAAACTGtaaacataaaatagaaaaagaaatgtcaaGAATGGGATTCGAACCCANCATTGTAGCGGAATGCCacaactaaaaatattataaatttataaagtaaAGATGATTCACAAATGGGTTTTTTTCCATGGACGAGTACAGGAACTTGGAAAactgtaaaaataaaatagaaaaagaaatgtcaaGAATGGGATTCGAACCCatgccctttcggaccagtaCCTGAaactggcgccttagaccaactcggctATCTTGACTTTGTTGTTACATGTTCAACATAtgcaaaatttatttactcatatatttaatttaacatttcaAAAGCTGAAGTGATATACGAGATGTAAACAAGTTGATTCTTGTGAAGGTGAAATCATAATTTattcaatgaagaaaaagagcgAAAGAAATAGGGAGAATTTCATGGCCTTGGATGTTTCCAATACAATGCGTGGTGGGTTTTTGGTGCCCAACAGTTTCACATTTTCTAGTGTTCTAACTGCGTGTGCTGCACTTGAAGATCTTGAGTTTGGGAAAGAGTGATTGACTGTGGCGGCGACTGGAGAGGATGTTCTTGTAGAGACACCCCTTATTGATTTGTACGCCAAGTGTGGAGATATGGATGGATGCCCATTCGCAATCTACTCTCCTGGGCTGCCATCATATCTGGTTTTGTGCACAACAATGAtcatttagttatttataGAAATGTTGTTTCAAATATGCACCTGATCATATGACTTTGAACTGCAGTCCTGTTCTGTTCTCTTCATTCCATTCAAAATAGGCAGAGAAATTCATGGGTTTTTTAGCTACTCGATATATGGCAACCTGGAATTGGATAGGAGGTTGTTTGAAAGATTGCCCCATAAAGATCATATTGCATGCCCTTCATTGGTTTCAGCATTGAGAAGCATTTTTGCTGTTTCGTGATCTGCCNttcattttattcaaaataggCAGAGAAATTCATGGGTTTTTTAGCTACTCGATATATAGCAACCTGGAATTGGGTAGGAGGGTGTTTGAAAAATTGCCCCATAAAGATCAAGATCATATTGCATGCCCTTCATTGTGTTTCAGCATTGAGAAGCATTTTTGCTGTTTCGTGATCTGCCCACCCATATGGTTTCAGAACTTTTGCACTTTTATTGGTGTAATTGTTCATCTCCTTTTAAAGATTGTAGTATATCTTCTTTAGCTCATTATTGGAGATCCGTTCTTGTAATCCTCNGCACATTTGCACTTTTATTGGTGTAATTGTTCATCTCCTTTTAAAGATTATAGTCTCTCTTCTTTAGCTCATTATTGGAGATCCGTTCTTGTAATCCTCCTTGGGtggttttgggttttccccCCTGAATTAGTGCAGGAAAGCTTGGCTTGCATCACTGGCAGCTGCAGCAGGACTGTTATGATTGTTGTTCAGCTGCAGGACTGTTATCATATGGCAAACGACGAAGTggagatggccgagttggtctaaggcgccagattaagGTNTCATATGGCAAACGACGAAGTGGAGATGaccgagttggtctaaggcgccagattaaggttcaaatcccactctccGCAAGTTCTTTTTGAGGTTTGAATGTTGGGTGAGGCAGCAGCCAAATATCTGTCCTTAGCTCCATATCAATGGGTTGGAAAGTTATTTACGTGTGTTGCAATGGCAACTCCGGGACAGTGGGCAAAGTGGGTTCCATGGGCTGAATTCAATTACAACACCTGGTATCATATTCAACAAAGTTGGCACCTTTTTGAGGTGGTTTATGGCCGACCCCACCCAAAGTTCTGCCATATAACCATGATTCATCTGTGGGGACAGCAGTGGATACTCAGCTCCCAGGATAGAGATTTAATGTTGGCGGAGGAGCTTAAGATGTTTTTACAACGCGCACAACAGTATAAGTTAGATATTAATGATTGGATTTATATTAAACTCTGTCCATAACGCCAAATATCTTTGTCGAAGCGTTGTCATCCCAAGCTCGCCACATGGTTTATTGGTCCCTATCAGGCTGTGCAAAGTGTGGGGCCATAGCTTACAAATTGGCACTTCCAGCTGCTGTCCAAGTTCATCCAGTATTTCATGTTTCTCAACTTCAAAAGGTAGCTATTAGTAATTTCCCTCAATATTCAGTTCCTCCTAATTTGGGCCTTGACTTGACGGTCCAGCTACTACCTTTGGGAGTATTAGGAGTGCGTCACTCGTCTTCAAATGCTTCGGTTTTGGAGGTGTTAATCCATTGGGAAGGACATACAACATCTGATGCTACGTTGGAGTTGAGTTCCATGATTGAGGAAAAATTTCCCTGACTTCCACGGCGAGGACAAGGTGGCTTCTTGGGGCGGGCAGTGATAGACCCCGACCCCAAATCACCGACGTCTATACACGAAAGAGATGGGAGAAAGAAGGAGCTAATGATGTAATTTTATGACTCTCAAGTAGAGgagaggtacatgaatgaactgagctCAGATCTAAATAAGAGAGATCTCGAggataaaatgattaaaaaaacatttcttcCTATATCAACAAGGCGCACCTTCCTTTTCGGTaactcaatcatagaaactccATGGTTAAGTGTGTATTACTTAGATCAATTCTATGTTAGGTGATCTCTTAGAAATTTTTCCAGATATACGTGAGTGATGANTACTTAGATCAATTCTATGTTAGGTGATCTCTTAGAAATTTTTCCAGATATACGTGAGTGATGATAAAATATGCTGGAAGGACTCTTGCTGGTTTGTAGGGCTAATCTTCATTCTTAAGAAGCAAGTAGATAACGTGATCATGTCATAGGAAAATGTCGGAGCCATCAGGTGCCAAATTcagattttgaatcttgatcCAAATTATGGACATGGATCGTTACAAACccgataattatatttttgtgagaGTTTGTTTGCAGGGTTACTTAAGGCGTTTGTAGAGAGGAGAGTATCATTTTACTCCCTTGTCATTGCCAAATTGGTAAACACATAATTCGAGCACTGTCAACATGCACAATAGTGGTTCTGTTCATCAAAACTCATCTGAAACAGTTGAAGAAATCTTTTAGTTTACAGAACCATATCTACTCTCTAACTAATGATTAATCTGTGTTGATAAATGTCAAATCAAGGTGCTAATCTTAACTCATCCAAGTAGGACCCTTCAGTTTTTTTGAAGCCTACTTAAGATGGAACTGGTTTACAACTAGCCACGCTATTTGCAACTTTCTTTGCCTTTatcagtttctttctttcttagcTAGTTTTTGCTTTGAAATTTTCCAATAACTCCTCTACATCATCTACGCTGGTCTTTGTCCATTCTGTACTTGTTTCTTGttcgtttcttcttcattctctgctCTCTCTTGGCCACAGACNGCTGGTCTTTGTCCATTCTGTACTTGTTTCTTGTTCGTTTCTTGTTCATTCTCTGCTCTCTCTTGGCCACAGATTGTGTTTTTTCAACTCCTTGACCCATTAAATCCTTCAAGTCTctatatttttctgtttttctgtGAACTATGGAAGGTGAGTGCAAAACCCATCTTGCCAATGTTTTGATCTCTTCATATCTTGCACCAAATGAAGACAAATTTGTAGAGAAGAATCCTCCTGTGAAGTTTGAACAGCCGCAGCTTCCATCTGCTGTCTGTTCAAATCAGAAGGCTCTATGTGTTAAAAAGACAGCCAGTGCAGAAGCGGAGATTGGAGTATTCAGAGCTGAAAGGTACTATGGCATGAAACCGGAAGATGACAAAGCAAGAGCTGTTGAGAATTGTGGTGGCAACCAggcaaagaagaaagaacaacgAGCTGATGTGCAGTATAGGAGACAAAAGAGTAGATCAGGAACTCCAAGTGTGAGTTCTGAATCAAGTTGGAACAGTCAAGCTGCTTTATTTCCAAGTTTCTTGAGGAATTCATCTCAGAACATCCAAAATAAGACCAAAGGAAGAAGTCTGTTGGTCAACCTTAGCTGCAACAGGTCTTGTGCTGATAAAAAATCTATCCTTGTTCAGAGGAATTTGTATGAGCAAAAAGGTTCGCAAGCTTcaagaaatgaacaaattcATGTCATCATGGATGGAAGAAAGAAGTTTCAAGCAGCTACTTTGGTGAAACACAGACCAAAAAGTTCAATTTCTGGTGGCtcaaccaaagaagaagagatggaGTTTCCAATTTCAAGCTCTCAGTTACAAACTTTtgcaaaaatgaaagatgaagatCCAAGAAAATCCATTGAAGTATTTGGCTCAAACAAGTTGGATAAGAAAGAGTTAATGGCTAAGAATCGAGAGAGGAAGCTGTC
This genomic interval carries:
- the LOC111785290 gene encoding protein PHYTOCHROME KINASE SUBSTRATE 1-like — translated: MEGECKTHLANVLISSYLAPNEDKFVEKNPPVKFEQPQLPSAVCSNQKALCVKKTASAEAEIGVFRAERYYGMKPEDDKARAVENCGGNQAKKKEQRADVQYRRQKSRSGTPSVSSESSWNSQAALFPSFLRNSSQNIQNKTKGRSLLVNLSCNRSCADKKSILVQRNLYEQKGSQASRNEQIHVIMDGRKKFQAATLVKHRPKSSISGGSTKEEEMEFPISSSQLQTFAKMKDEDPRKSIEVFGSNKLDKKELMAKNRERKLSVLKWDAIPKAKATQTAPRTDQMTEDTGSDASSDLFEIENISGTHGRSFTRQTSDLISSSMTAYEPSEASIEWSAVTASAADFSSVADYDGKEATANKPKTTIVKDLQKGHPGGLLGCKSDKSVSIAQTTYRNIEKLKATG